Proteins from a genomic interval of Alkalinema sp. FACHB-956:
- a CDS encoding DUF433 domain-containing protein, which produces MNYQHIITIEPRKRSGKPCIRGMRITVYDILEYLASGMTEAEILEDFSELTPEDIRACLAFAADRERRVMIAPLSI; this is translated from the coding sequence GTGAACTACCAACACATCATCACAATAGAACCTCGAAAGCGCAGTGGTAAGCCGTGTATCCGGGGAATGCGAATTACGGTGTATGACATCTTAGAATATCTGGCCAGTGGAATGACCGAGGCAGAAATTCTGGAAGATTTTTCTGAACTGACTCCCGAAGACATCAGAGCTTGCCTTGCGTTTGCTGCCGATCGTGAGCGTCGAGTTATGATCGCTCCCTTATCCATATAA